A section of the Citrobacter farmeri genome encodes:
- a CDS encoding YqaE/Pmp3 family membrane protein: MGFWRIVFTIVLPPLGVLLGKGFGWAFILNIILTLLGYIPGLIHAFWVQTRPSTLS; the protein is encoded by the coding sequence ATGGGTTTCTGGAGAATTGTTTTTACGATCGTTCTGCCTCCGCTGGGCGTCCTGCTGGGTAAAGGGTTCGGCTGGGCGTTTATCCTTAATATCATTCTGACCCTGCTGGGTTATATCCCGGGTCTGATTCACGCGTTCTGGGTGCAAACCCGTCCTTCAACGCTTTCTTAA
- the lysM gene encoding peptidoglycan-binding protein LysM → MGLFNFVKDAGEKLWDAVTGNHDKDDLAKKVQDHLNKTGIPDADKVNVHIADGKATVTGDGLSQEAKEKILIAVGNISGIASVEDQVKTDAPAAESQFYTVKSGDTLSAISKQVYGNANLYNKIFEANKPMLKSPDKIYPGQVLRIPEE, encoded by the coding sequence ATGGGACTTTTCAACTTTGTAAAAGACGCTGGGGAAAAACTGTGGGATGCGGTAACCGGCAATCACGATAAAGACGATTTAGCAAAAAAGGTGCAGGACCACCTGAATAAAACCGGTATTCCGGATGCCGACAAGGTTAATGTACACATTGCCGATGGTAAGGCAACGGTGACAGGCGATGGATTAAGCCAGGAAGCAAAAGAAAAGATCCTGATTGCGGTCGGGAATATTTCCGGGATTGCCAGCGTGGAGGATCAGGTTAAAACCGACGCGCCTGCCGCAGAGAGTCAATTCTATACAGTGAAATCTGGCGATACGCTGAGCGCTATTTCAAAACAGGTTTATGGCAATGCCAACCTGTATAACAAAATCTTTGAGGCGAATAAGCCAATGCTTAAAAGCCCGGATAAAATTTATCCCGGCCAGGTTTTGCGTATTCCGGAGGAATAA
- the csiR gene encoding DNA-binding transcriptional regulator CsiR → MTAISHPTAIDGYRWLKNDIIRGIYQPDEKLRMSLLTSRYSLGVGPLREALSHLVAERLVTVVNQKGYRVASMSEQELLDIFDARANMEAMLVSLAIERGNDEWEAEILARAHMLSKLEASDASEHLLDEWDLRHQAFHTAIVAGCGSQYLLQMRERLFDLAARYRFIWLRKTVLSVEMLEDKHVQHQTLTEAILARDAARASELMRQHLLTPIPIIQQAMAGTLLAEKS, encoded by the coding sequence ATGACCGCCATTTCCCATCCGACGGCCATAGATGGATACCGCTGGCTGAAGAACGATATTATCCGCGGTATTTATCAGCCTGATGAAAAACTGCGCATGAGCTTATTAACTTCGCGTTATTCTCTTGGCGTTGGGCCGCTCAGGGAGGCGCTTTCTCATCTGGTGGCGGAACGGCTGGTCACGGTAGTGAATCAGAAAGGGTATCGGGTGGCGTCGATGTCAGAGCAGGAATTGCTCGATATTTTCGACGCCCGTGCCAATATGGAAGCGATGCTGGTGAGTCTGGCGATTGAACGCGGCAATGACGAATGGGAAGCTGAGATCCTCGCCCGCGCCCATATGCTCAGCAAGCTCGAGGCCAGCGACGCCAGCGAACACCTGCTGGATGAATGGGATTTGCGCCATCAGGCATTCCACACCGCCATCGTTGCCGGATGCGGTTCGCAGTATCTGCTGCAAATGCGCGAACGGCTGTTCGATCTCGCGGCACGCTATCGGTTTATTTGGTTGAGAAAAACGGTCTTGTCGGTTGAAATGCTGGAGGATAAACACGTTCAGCATCAGACGCTAACAGAGGCAATTCTGGCGCGCGATGCGGCACGCGCCAGTGAACTCATGCGTCAACATTTGCTGACGCCAATTCCTATTATCCAGCAGGCCATGGCCGGTACACTGCTGGCAGAAAAATCGTGA
- the gabP gene encoding GABA permease yields MGQLSQSHDLGGGLKSRHVTMLSIAGVIGASLFVGSSVAIAQAGPAVLLAYLFAGLLVVMIMRMLAEMAVATPDTGSFSTYADKAIGRWAGYTIGWLYWWFWVLVIPLEANIAAIILNSWVPGVPIWLFSLVITLALTGSNLLSVKNYGEFEFWLALCKVIAILAFIALGAAAIGGFYPYAEVSGISRLWDHGGFMPNGFGAVLSAMLITMFSFMGAEIVTIAAAESDTPDKHIVRATNSVIWRISIFYLCSIFVVVALIPWNMPGLKEVGSYQSVLELLHIPHARLIMDCVILLSVTSCLNSALYTASRMLYSLSRRGDAPAIMGKINRSKTPYVAVLLSTGAAFLTVVVNYYAPAKVFKFLIDSSGAIALLVYLVIAVSQLRMRKILLAEGGELKLKMWLYPWLTWLVIGFISFVLIVMLFRPAQQLEVISTGLLGLGIICTVPIMSRWKKLVLWQKTPLQNTR; encoded by the coding sequence ATGGGGCAACTGTCGCAATCACATGATTTAGGGGGCGGGCTGAAATCACGCCACGTCACCATGCTGTCTATTGCCGGGGTTATCGGCGCAAGTCTGTTTGTAGGTTCCAGCGTGGCGATAGCCCAGGCCGGACCCGCGGTCCTGCTGGCCTATCTGTTCGCGGGGTTACTGGTCGTGATGATTATGCGGATGCTGGCCGAAATGGCCGTCGCCACGCCGGACACCGGTTCCTTTTCCACCTACGCCGATAAAGCCATCGGGCGTTGGGCGGGCTATACCATCGGCTGGCTATACTGGTGGTTCTGGGTGCTGGTGATCCCGCTTGAAGCCAACATCGCTGCGATCATCCTCAACTCCTGGGTTCCCGGCGTCCCGATCTGGCTGTTCTCGCTGGTTATCACGCTGGCGTTAACTGGCAGTAATTTGCTGAGCGTCAAAAACTACGGTGAGTTTGAGTTCTGGCTGGCGCTGTGCAAAGTGATTGCCATCCTCGCCTTTATCGCCCTCGGCGCGGCGGCGATCGGCGGCTTTTACCCTTATGCTGAAGTCAGCGGTATCTCGCGTTTGTGGGATCATGGCGGCTTTATGCCGAACGGCTTTGGTGCCGTGCTGAGCGCGATGCTGATCACCATGTTCTCATTTATGGGGGCGGAGATTGTCACTATTGCCGCCGCCGAATCCGACACGCCGGATAAACATATCGTCCGTGCCACTAACTCAGTCATCTGGCGTATTTCGATCTTCTATCTGTGCTCAATCTTTGTCGTCGTCGCCCTGATCCCGTGGAACATGCCGGGTCTGAAAGAGGTCGGCTCCTATCAATCGGTGCTGGAGCTGCTGCACATTCCGCATGCCAGGCTTATCATGGACTGTGTGATCCTGCTGTCGGTAACCAGTTGCCTGAATTCCGCGCTGTATACCGCTTCGCGGATGCTCTACTCCCTGAGCCGCCGTGGCGATGCGCCCGCTATTATGGGCAAAATCAATCGCAGCAAAACGCCTTACGTGGCAGTGCTGCTCTCGACGGGCGCAGCATTTTTAACCGTGGTCGTGAACTATTACGCCCCGGCAAAAGTGTTTAAGTTTCTGATCGACAGCTCCGGTGCCATCGCGCTGCTGGTGTATCTGGTCATCGCCGTTTCCCAGTTGCGGATGCGCAAAATCCTGCTGGCGGAAGGTGGCGAGCTCAAACTGAAGATGTGGCTCTATCCGTGGCTGACCTGGCTGGTGATTGGCTTTATCAGTTTTGTGCTGATTGTGATGCTCTTTCGTCCGGCGCAACAGCTGGAAGTCATTTCCACAGGGCTGCTGGGGCTGGGAATTATTTGTACCGTGCCGATTATGTCGCGCTGGAAAAAACTGGTATTGTGGCAAAAGACACCGCTGCAAAATACCCGTTAA
- the gabT gene encoding 4-aminobutyrate--2-oxoglutarate transaminase, with amino-acid sequence MSTNNELMQRRSNAVPRGVGQIHPIFAERAENCRVWDVEGREFLDFAGGIAVLNTGHLHPQIVSAVEEQLKKLSHTCFQVLAYEPYLQLCEIMNQKVPGDFAKKTLLVTTGSEAVENAVKIARAATKRSGTIAFSGAYHGRTHYTLSLTGKVNPYSAGMGLMPGHVYRALYPCALHGVSEDDAIASIHRIFKNDAAPEDIAAIVIEPVQGEGGFYAASPAFMQRLRAICDEHGIMLIADEVQSGAGRTGTLFAMEQMGVAPDITTFAKSIAGGFPLAGVTGRAEVMDAIPPGGLGGTYAGNPIACAAALAVLNIFEQENLLQKANELGETLRNGLLAIAETHREIGDVRGLGAMIAIELFEDGDRTRPDAKLTAEIVARARDKGLILLSCGPYYNVLRILVPLTIEDAQIRQGLEIIAQCFDEAKQR; translated from the coding sequence ATGAGCACCAATAACGAATTAATGCAGCGTCGTAGTAATGCCGTTCCACGCGGCGTAGGACAGATCCACCCAATTTTTGCCGAGCGTGCGGAAAACTGTCGGGTCTGGGATGTAGAAGGCCGCGAATTTCTGGATTTTGCTGGCGGCATCGCGGTGCTGAACACGGGACACCTGCACCCACAGATCGTCTCGGCGGTCGAAGAACAGTTGAAAAAGCTGTCTCATACCTGCTTTCAGGTATTGGCCTACGAGCCATATCTGCAGCTTTGCGAAATCATGAACCAGAAGGTGCCTGGCGACTTCGCCAAGAAAACGCTGCTGGTCACCACCGGTTCTGAAGCGGTGGAAAACGCGGTGAAGATCGCGCGCGCCGCCACCAAACGGTCGGGGACCATCGCCTTTAGCGGCGCGTATCACGGTCGCACCCACTACACCCTGTCGTTGACCGGTAAAGTGAACCCGTACTCAGCCGGAATGGGGCTGATGCCGGGTCACGTCTATCGCGCCCTCTACCCGTGCGCCCTGCACGGCGTTAGTGAAGACGACGCAATCGCCAGCATTCACCGTATCTTCAAAAATGATGCTGCACCGGAAGATATTGCCGCCATCGTGATTGAACCGGTACAGGGCGAAGGCGGTTTTTACGCCGCCTCGCCAGCCTTTATGCAGCGCCTGCGTGCGATTTGCGACGAACACGGGATCATGCTGATTGCCGATGAGGTACAGAGCGGCGCAGGCCGTACCGGTACGCTGTTCGCGATGGAACAGATGGGCGTGGCGCCGGACATCACTACCTTCGCCAAATCTATCGCCGGGGGCTTCCCGTTGGCGGGGGTGACCGGACGTGCGGAGGTGATGGACGCCATCCCTCCGGGTGGGCTGGGCGGCACCTATGCCGGCAACCCGATTGCCTGTGCCGCCGCGCTGGCAGTGCTGAACATTTTCGAACAGGAAAATCTGCTGCAAAAAGCAAATGAGCTTGGCGAAACCCTGCGCAACGGCCTGCTGGCGATTGCCGAAACGCATCGTGAAATCGGCGATGTTCGTGGACTGGGGGCGATGATCGCTATCGAGCTGTTTGAAGACGGCGACCGCACCAGGCCGGATGCGAAACTGACAGCAGAGATCGTCGCTCGCGCCCGCGACAAAGGGCTGATACTGCTCTCCTGCGGGCCGTACTACAACGTGCTGCGCATCCTTGTTCCACTCACCATTGAAGATGCGCAAATCCGTCAGGGTCTGGAGATCATCGCCCAGTGCTTTGACGAGGCTAAGCAACGTTAA
- the gabD gene encoding NADP-dependent succinate-semialdehyde dehydrogenase, producing MQLNDPTLFRQQALIDGQWRDADSGEVIAVTNPANGETLGSVPKMGRAETREAIEAANRALPAWRDLTAKERANILRRWFNLMLEHQDDLARLMTLEQGKPLAEAKGEISYAASFIEWFAEEGKRIYGDTIPGHQADKRLIVIKQPIGITAAITPWNFPSAMITRKAGPALAAGCTMVLKPASQTPFSALALAELANRAGIPAGVFSVVTGSAGAVGNELTSNPLVRKLSFTGSTEIGRQLMEQCAKDIKKISLELGGNAPFIVFDDADLDKAVEGALASKFRNAGQTCVCANRLYVQDGVYESFAEKLQQAVNKLHLGDGLAPDVTTGPLIDEKAVAKVQEHIADALEKGARVISGGTPHALGGNFFQPTILVDVPDNAKVAKEETFGPLAPLFRFTDEADVIRQANDTEFGLAAYFYARDLSRVFRVGEALEYGIVGINTGIISNEVAPFGGIKASGLGREGSKYGIEDYLEIKYLCIGL from the coding sequence ATGCAACTAAACGATCCGACGTTGTTCCGTCAGCAGGCCTTGATCGACGGCCAGTGGCGCGATGCCGATAGCGGCGAAGTCATTGCGGTGACCAACCCGGCCAACGGCGAGACGCTGGGCAGCGTGCCAAAAATGGGCCGCGCGGAAACCCGCGAAGCCATTGAGGCCGCTAACCGCGCGCTACCCGCCTGGCGTGACCTTACCGCCAAAGAGCGGGCAAATATTCTGCGCCGCTGGTTCAATCTGATGCTGGAACATCAGGACGATCTCGCCCGTCTGATGACCCTGGAACAGGGTAAGCCGCTGGCGGAAGCCAAAGGAGAAATCAGCTATGCCGCCTCCTTTATTGAGTGGTTTGCCGAAGAGGGTAAACGTATCTACGGCGACACCATTCCCGGACACCAGGCCGACAAACGCCTGATCGTCATTAAGCAGCCCATTGGCATCACTGCCGCCATTACGCCATGGAACTTCCCTTCGGCGATGATCACCCGCAAAGCGGGTCCGGCACTGGCGGCAGGCTGCACGATGGTGCTGAAACCCGCCAGCCAGACGCCGTTCTCCGCGCTGGCGCTGGCAGAACTGGCAAACCGCGCCGGGATCCCGGCGGGCGTTTTCAGCGTCGTCACCGGTTCGGCGGGCGCGGTCGGTAACGAACTGACCAGCAACCCACTGGTGCGCAAACTGTCGTTCACCGGCTCGACGGAGATTGGCCGCCAGTTGATGGAACAATGCGCCAAAGACATCAAAAAGATCTCCCTGGAATTAGGGGGCAACGCGCCGTTTATCGTTTTTGACGATGCCGACCTCGATAAAGCGGTGGAAGGCGCGCTGGCGTCAAAGTTTCGCAATGCCGGGCAGACCTGCGTCTGCGCCAACCGTCTGTATGTACAGGACGGCGTTTACGAAAGCTTTGCTGAGAAATTGCAGCAGGCGGTAAACAAACTGCACCTCGGTGACGGTCTGGCCCCCGACGTCACCACCGGTCCGCTGATCGATGAGAAAGCGGTCGCCAAAGTGCAGGAGCACATTGCCGATGCGCTGGAAAAAGGAGCCCGCGTGATTAGCGGCGGAACACCACACGCGCTGGGCGGCAATTTCTTCCAGCCGACCATTCTGGTAGACGTACCCGACAACGCGAAGGTCGCCAAAGAAGAGACCTTCGGCCCGCTGGCGCCACTGTTCCGCTTTACCGATGAAGCCGACGTCATCAGACAGGCCAATGATACTGAATTTGGTCTGGCGGCCTATTTCTATGCCCGTGATTTAAGCCGCGTCTTTCGCGTTGGTGAGGCGCTGGAGTACGGCATTGTCGGCATCAACACCGGCATTATCTCGAACGAAGTCGCGCCGTTTGGCGGGATCAAAGCCTCCGGTCTTGGCCGTGAAGGTTCCAAATATGGCATCGAAGATTACTTAGAAATCAAATATCTGTGCATCGGCCTTTAA
- the lhgO gene encoding L-2-hydroxyglutarate oxidase, with the protein MYDFVIIGGGIIGMSTAMQLIEVYPDARIALLEKESGPACHQTGHNSGVIHAGVYYTPGSLKAQFCLAGNRATKAFCDQNGIRYDTCGKMLVATTEQEMERMRALWDRTAANGLEREWLNARELREREPNITGLGGIFVPSSGIVSYRDVAAAMAKIFQARGGEIIYNADVSALKEHATGVVVHTRQGQEFTGATLVTCSGLMADRLVKMLGIEPGFIICPFRGEYFRLAAEHNQIVNHLIYPIPDPAMPFLGVHLTRMIDGSVTVGPNAVLALKREGYRKRDFSLSDTLEMLGSAGIRRVLQNNLRAGLGEMKNSLCKSGYLRLVQKYCPSLTLNDLQPWPAGVRAQAVSPDGKLIDDFLFVTTPRSIHTCNAPSPAATSAIPIGAHIVSQVQTLLANQSNPGRTLRAARSVDTLHAAFTR; encoded by the coding sequence ATGTATGATTTTGTGATTATTGGCGGCGGCATTATTGGCATGTCGACCGCCATGCAGTTAATTGAGGTTTATCCGGACGCCCGTATTGCGCTACTGGAAAAAGAGTCCGGCCCGGCCTGTCATCAGACGGGCCACAACAGCGGCGTGATCCATGCCGGGGTCTATTACACCCCTGGCAGCCTTAAAGCGCAGTTTTGTCTCGCCGGCAACCGGGCGACCAAAGCCTTTTGCGATCAAAACGGCATCCGCTACGACACCTGCGGCAAGATGCTGGTTGCCACCACTGAGCAGGAAATGGAACGGATGCGCGCCCTGTGGGATCGCACCGCGGCCAACGGCTTAGAACGCGAGTGGTTGAATGCGCGGGAGCTGCGCGAGCGCGAACCGAACATTACCGGACTCGGTGGCATTTTTGTGCCGTCCAGCGGGATTGTCAGCTACCGTGACGTGGCGGCGGCGATGGCGAAAATTTTTCAGGCCAGAGGCGGTGAGATTATCTACAACGCCGACGTCAGCGCCCTGAAAGAGCACGCCACGGGCGTCGTGGTACATACCCGCCAGGGACAGGAATTTACTGGCGCAACGCTGGTTACCTGCTCTGGACTGATGGCCGACCGACTGGTGAAAATGCTCGGCATCGAACCGGGTTTTATCATCTGCCCGTTCCGTGGCGAATACTTCCGTCTGGCAGCGGAGCACAACCAGATCGTCAACCATCTGATCTACCCGATTCCCGATCCAGCAATGCCATTTCTCGGAGTTCATCTTACCCGCATGATCGACGGCAGCGTCACGGTCGGGCCGAACGCCGTGCTGGCATTGAAGCGCGAAGGCTATCGCAAGCGCGACTTTTCACTCAGCGACACACTGGAGATGCTCGGATCTGCCGGCATTCGTCGGGTCCTGCAAAACAACCTGCGTGCAGGTCTTGGCGAAATGAAAAACTCGCTGTGCAAAAGTGGCTATCTGCGGCTGGTGCAGAAGTACTGCCCGAGCCTGACGCTAAACGATCTGCAACCGTGGCCCGCTGGCGTCCGCGCGCAGGCGGTCTCGCCGGACGGCAAGCTGATCGACGATTTTCTGTTTGTCACCACCCCGCGCTCGATCCACACCTGCAATGCCCCCTCCCCGGCGGCGACGTCGGCGATCCCCATCGGCGCGCACATCGTCAGCCAGGTACAAACGCTGCTGGCAAACCAGAGCAATCCCGGACGCACGCTGCGTGCGGCACGTAGCGTGGACACCTTACACGCCGCCTTCACCCGTTAA
- the glaH gene encoding glutarate dioxygenase GlaH has translation MNALTAVKPNAEDPGQYDNGFTLKPSAQSPRLLELTFSARTTEHFLQQVAQWPVQALEYKSFLRFKVGKILDDLCDNQLQPLLLKTLLDRAEGALLINAEGINDVAQADEMVKLATAVAHLVGRSNFDAMSGQYYARFVVKNVDNSDSYLRQPHRVMELHNDGTYVEEITDYVLMMKIDEQNMTGGNSLLLHLDDWEHLDKYFSHPLARRPMRFAAPPSKNVSHDVFHPVFDVDQQGRPVMRYIDQFVQPKDFEEGVWLSDLSDALETSKSILSVPVSVGKFLLINNLFWLHGRDRFTSHPDLRRELMRQRGYFAYSTHHYQTHQ, from the coding sequence ATGAATGCACTGACTGCCGTTAAACCGAATGCTGAGGATCCAGGCCAATACGACAATGGGTTTACGCTGAAACCGTCAGCCCAGTCTCCGCGTCTGCTGGAGCTAACCTTTTCCGCCCGGACAACGGAACACTTTCTCCAGCAGGTCGCGCAGTGGCCGGTGCAGGCACTGGAATATAAATCGTTCCTGCGCTTCAAAGTGGGCAAGATCCTCGACGATCTGTGCGACAACCAACTGCAGCCGCTGCTGCTGAAAACGCTGCTCGATCGCGCTGAGGGTGCGTTACTGATCAATGCGGAAGGCATCAATGACGTGGCGCAGGCTGACGAGATGGTCAAACTGGCAACGGCGGTGGCGCATCTGGTTGGACGCTCCAACTTTGATGCCATGAGTGGTCAGTACTATGCGCGCTTCGTGGTGAAAAATGTCGATAACTCAGACAGCTATCTGCGCCAGCCGCATCGCGTAATGGAGTTGCATAACGACGGCACCTACGTCGAAGAGATCACCGATTACGTGCTGATGATGAAGATCGACGAGCAGAATATGACCGGCGGCAACTCGTTGCTGCTGCATCTCGACGACTGGGAGCATCTCGACAAGTACTTCAGCCATCCCCTGGCTCGTCGTCCGATGCGTTTCGCCGCGCCGCCCAGTAAGAACGTCAGTCATGATGTGTTCCACCCGGTGTTTGACGTCGATCAGCAGGGACGCCCGGTCATGCGCTACATCGACCAGTTCGTACAACCAAAAGATTTTGAGGAAGGCGTCTGGCTGAGCGACCTGTCCGATGCGCTGGAAACCAGCAAAAGCATCCTGTCCGTTCCGGTATCGGTGGGTAAATTCCTGCTGATTAACAACCTGTTCTGGCTGCACGGTCGCGATCGCTTTACGTCGCATCCAGACCTGCGCCGCGAACTGATGCGCCAGCGCGGCTACTTCGCTTATTCCACCCACCACTACCAGACTCACCAGTAA